A window of Bacteroidota bacterium contains these coding sequences:
- a CDS encoding S8 family peptidase, with product MKITQLSKRITLLLASIVLLSSSYTLHAGTSIQLKSGVIQTQNDFEQKANEAPLVSEIYNGMYYRLLQFEKLPTAQQKVSMELSGIAFLGYIPSNTYYVAIPITYNLEQLKAFQARTILPIDINSKLTLRLRENDIPAYAKKGGNVDLIVQYFKNLSFATVSAELSARGCTVLSNYAGTQLITINVAENNWKNIAQLPFIKFMQVIDDVPVPDDTKGRSLHRSNVINSDYPMGRHYDGSGVSIALADDGFVGPHIDFTGRITQFSTIVGQNHGDMTSGIAVGAGNLDPTIKGMASGAHIYIYDISGYAQIVDAAQHLAQYGTVVTSTSYSQGCNVYDAFAQQGDQIMNQLKVVLPVFSAGNNNGNSCGYGAGAQWGNITGGYKQGKNCIAAANLDAFQVIDNTSSHGPAEDGRIKPDISSNGKDQMSTDENNTFQVGGGTSAACPGMAGICAQLYQAYRELTGEPNPEAALIKACLLNSAEDIGVVGPDYFYGYGRVNALAAVKTLENMNYMSDSIENGNSNSFNINVPAGTKQVRVMLLWNDVEGDPAAARALVNDLTLMVTDPTTAVFNPWVLNPAPLASTLDDPAIRSIDSLNNMEQVTIANPTPGSYTVTVEGGSVPFGPQKYYVVYQFDQDEIVVTYPNGGEGFVPTEKELLRWDAFGTSGTFNLAYSADSGATWNTITNVAGTARQYEWTIPSTLSSNALIRVTNGVVSGQNSVPFSIIGVPQNVHMDWACSDSLKISWNAVSGADTYEISQLGAFYMDSIATSATNSAVISNSNLSDTLWFSVRAVKANGKGRRAIAINKLPGLLNCSNALDAALINQSPGSGLAYECYPLANYPVTINVGNIGLPSISNFDVSYQLDGGTIVTQNIPGTVSFGNTTAVAFTPTIDITTAGNHILKSWITYPADANHANDTLISTFTTSPQFVAPITEAFQAATFPPANWLVLASNPTYKWAKSASITGAAGGTTVSAWFDNYSYNSTGSEDRLVTELVDISAMAQPEFSFDVAYAQYQTYEDELVVEISTDCGLTFTPTGYSKKGAALASAGTSNTDWKPTNANQWRKDVVILTPYLSAGNVLLRFLNINGFGNNLYIDNVNISDGPLSTKQLSFSENVSVYPNPGNGLFTYALSDFNTKDIKVEVFDAQGKLAHTAAINNFRNSYQGTIDLQTKPKGIYMLKISSGDKTYFQKLMFQ from the coding sequence ATGAAAATTACCCAACTTTCTAAGCGGATTACCTTATTACTTGCATCGATTGTGTTGCTTAGCAGCAGCTATACATTGCACGCCGGAACAAGTATTCAATTAAAATCAGGTGTTATTCAAACGCAAAATGATTTCGAACAAAAAGCGAATGAAGCTCCTCTTGTTTCTGAAATTTATAACGGTATGTATTACCGTTTATTGCAATTCGAAAAATTGCCAACTGCTCAACAAAAAGTAAGTATGGAACTGAGTGGAATTGCCTTTCTTGGCTACATCCCATCCAATACTTATTATGTAGCTATTCCAATTACCTATAATTTGGAACAACTTAAGGCATTTCAAGCCAGAACTATTTTACCCATTGACATTAACTCAAAACTAACACTTCGTTTGCGTGAAAATGATATCCCGGCATATGCTAAAAAAGGCGGAAATGTGGACTTGATTGTTCAGTATTTTAAGAATTTGAGCTTTGCAACCGTAAGTGCCGAGCTTAGCGCGAGAGGCTGCACCGTGCTTAGTAATTATGCAGGAACACAACTCATCACCATTAACGTTGCAGAAAATAATTGGAAAAATATTGCTCAATTACCTTTTATAAAATTCATGCAGGTAATTGACGATGTGCCTGTTCCCGATGATACTAAAGGAAGAAGCTTGCACCGTTCAAACGTTATTAATTCTGATTATCCAATGGGCCGCCACTATGATGGCAGTGGGGTAAGTATAGCTTTGGCTGATGATGGATTTGTTGGACCTCATATTGATTTTACAGGCAGAATAACTCAATTTTCAACCATTGTTGGACAAAATCACGGAGACATGACCTCGGGAATTGCTGTTGGTGCAGGAAATTTGGACCCTACCATTAAAGGTATGGCCAGTGGTGCTCACATTTATATATACGACATCAGCGGTTACGCTCAAATTGTGGATGCAGCCCAACACCTTGCTCAATATGGAACAGTTGTAACCTCCACCAGCTATAGTCAAGGCTGTAATGTATACGATGCTTTTGCACAACAAGGCGACCAAATCATGAATCAATTGAAAGTAGTTTTACCCGTTTTTTCTGCTGGAAATAACAATGGAAATAGCTGTGGATACGGTGCTGGAGCCCAATGGGGAAATATTACAGGCGGTTACAAACAAGGCAAAAACTGTATTGCAGCTGCAAACTTGGATGCTTTCCAGGTAATTGACAATACCAGTAGCCACGGTCCTGCTGAAGACGGACGAATTAAACCGGATATTTCATCCAATGGTAAAGACCAAATGAGTACCGACGAGAACAATACTTTTCAAGTGGGCGGAGGCACCAGTGCTGCTTGTCCCGGTATGGCCGGAATTTGTGCTCAATTGTATCAGGCTTACCGCGAATTAACCGGCGAACCCAATCCGGAAGCAGCTTTAATTAAAGCTTGTTTGCTTAACTCTGCCGAAGATATAGGTGTGGTTGGTCCCGATTATTTTTACGGATACGGTCGTGTGAATGCATTAGCAGCTGTGAAAACATTGGAAAATATGAATTACATGAGCGATTCTATTGAAAATGGAAATTCAAATAGTTTCAATATTAATGTACCTGCCGGAACTAAACAAGTTAGAGTAATGTTGCTTTGGAATGATGTAGAAGGCGACCCTGCTGCTGCTCGCGCATTGGTGAACGATTTAACCTTAATGGTGACCGACCCGACAACTGCTGTTTTTAATCCATGGGTTTTAAATCCGGCTCCGCTTGCTTCCACTTTAGATGATCCGGCTATTCGCAGCATCGATAGCTTAAATAATATGGAGCAAGTAACCATTGCTAATCCCACTCCAGGTTCCTACACCGTAACGGTGGAAGGCGGTTCAGTACCATTTGGACCTCAAAAGTATTATGTAGTTTATCAATTTGATCAAGATGAAATTGTAGTTACATATCCGAATGGTGGCGAAGGCTTTGTTCCCACTGAAAAAGAATTGTTGCGCTGGGACGCTTTTGGAACTTCCGGGACATTCAATTTGGCATACTCAGCTGATAGCGGTGCTACCTGGAATACCATCACAAATGTAGCAGGTACAGCGCGTCAATATGAGTGGACAATCCCCTCAACCCTCTCTTCCAACGCACTTATTCGTGTTACTAATGGAGTTGTAAGTGGTCAAAATAGTGTTCCTTTTAGCATCATTGGCGTTCCCCAAAATGTGCACATGGATTGGGCATGCAGCGATTCATTAAAAATAAGTTGGAATGCCGTTAGCGGAGCCGATACTTATGAAATAAGCCAACTGGGTGCTTTTTATATGGATTCGATTGCCACCTCCGCCACCAATTCTGCCGTAATAAGCAATTCCAATTTGTCCGATACTTTGTGGTTTAGTGTGAGAGCTGTGAAAGCAAATGGCAAAGGCCGACGTGCTATTGCCATTAATAAATTACCGGGATTATTAAATTGCAGCAATGCCTTAGATGCAGCGCTAATTAACCAAAGCCCGGGCAGTGGTCTGGCGTATGAATGCTATCCTTTGGCCAATTATCCGGTGACGATTAATGTTGGCAATATTGGCTTGCCTAGCATTTCCAATTTTGATGTGTCGTATCAATTAGATGGTGGCACAATTGTTACACAAAATATTCCGGGTACAGTAAGCTTCGGAAATACTACCGCAGTAGCATTTACACCCACAATTGATATTACCACAGCAGGTAACCACATTCTAAAAAGTTGGATTACTTATCCTGCAGATGCAAATCATGCAAACGATACCCTTATCAGTACTTTTACAACCTCTCCACAATTTGTCGCACCCATTACAGAAGCATTTCAGGCGGCTACCTTCCCTCCGGCAAACTGGTTGGTGTTGGCTAGCAATCCTACCTATAAATGGGCAAAAAGTGCTAGCATTACAGGTGCTGCAGGCGGAACAACAGTATCGGCTTGGTTCGATAACTACAGTTACAACAGCACAGGATCGGAAGATCGATTGGTAACTGAATTGGTTGACATCAGTGCTATGGCGCAGCCCGAATTTAGTTTTGATGTTGCTTATGCTCAATATCAAACCTACGAAGATGAATTAGTAGTTGAAATTTCAACCGATTGCGGGTTAACCTTCACTCCTACCGGCTATTCTAAAAAAGGTGCAGCATTAGCGTCGGCAGGAACCAGCAATACCGATTGGAAGCCAACCAATGCTAATCAGTGGAGAAAAGATGTGGTTATTTTAACGCCTTATTTAAGTGCAGGCAATGTGCTTCTTCGTTTTTTAAACATTAATGGATTTGGAAATAATTTATATATCGATAATGTAAACATTAGTGATGGACCATTATCAACTAAACAACTAAGTTTTTCCGAAAATGTATCCGTATATCCAAATCCAGGAAACGGTTTATTTACTTATGCACTAAGTGATTTCAATACAAAAGATATAAAGGTAGAAGTGTTTGATGCACAAGGCAAACTAGCTCATACAGCTGCAATCAATAATTTCAGAAACAGCTATCAAGGCACAATTGATTTGCAAACAAAACCAAAAGGAATTTACATGTTGAAAATAAGCTCTGGAGATAAAACATATTTCCAAAAGTTGATGTTTCAATAA
- the prfA gene encoding peptide chain release factor 1 yields the protein MLDKLHAIKRRWEDVEQQLSDPKTLSDMKLFAKLNKEYKDLKEVVDMYHVYKNVIGNLESAKEVLANEKDEEFKEMAKIEFEENAAKKEKLEEEIRMMLVPKDPEDSKNVVMEIRAGTGGDEASIFAGDLYRMYTRYIENMGWRAELVDFQDGTAGGYKEIILNVSGDNVFGKLKYESGVHRVQRVPQTETQGRVHTSAASVIVMPEADELDVDVRENDIRKDTFCSSGPGGQSVNTTKSAIRLTHIPTGIVVQCQDQKSQLKNYDKALAVLRSRIYEIEYQKRVDEASKKRKTMVSTGDRSEKIRTYNYPQSRVTDHRIGLSTHNLPDFMNGNIDSFIEGLQIAENAEKMKEGGVLV from the coding sequence ATGTTAGATAAGTTACACGCGATAAAAAGACGCTGGGAAGATGTGGAGCAACAATTAAGTGACCCGAAAACCCTTTCGGACATGAAGCTTTTTGCTAAACTCAACAAGGAATATAAGGACTTGAAAGAAGTGGTGGACATGTATCATGTTTATAAGAACGTGATAGGGAACCTTGAAAGCGCGAAAGAGGTGCTGGCCAACGAGAAGGATGAAGAGTTTAAGGAGATGGCAAAAATTGAATTTGAAGAAAATGCGGCAAAGAAGGAAAAGTTAGAAGAAGAAATTCGCATGATGTTGGTGCCAAAAGATCCGGAAGACAGCAAGAATGTGGTGATGGAAATTCGTGCCGGTACAGGCGGTGATGAAGCCAGTATTTTTGCCGGTGATTTATATCGAATGTACACCCGCTACATCGAAAACATGGGATGGAGAGCGGAGTTGGTAGATTTTCAGGATGGGACTGCAGGGGGGTACAAAGAAATTATTTTAAATGTAAGTGGTGATAATGTATTTGGAAAATTGAAATACGAATCAGGAGTGCATCGCGTGCAACGTGTTCCACAAACCGAAACGCAAGGACGTGTGCATACCTCAGCAGCCAGTGTAATTGTGATGCCGGAGGCGGACGAATTGGATGTGGATGTAAGAGAAAATGATATTCGTAAAGATACATTTTGTTCTTCAGGACCGGGTGGGCAATCTGTAAACACCACCAAATCAGCCATACGATTAACGCACATTCCAACCGGAATTGTGGTACAATGCCAGGATCAAAAATCGCAATTGAAAAATTACGATAAAGCGCTTGCGGTGTTGCGTTCACGTATTTATGAAATCGAATACCAAAAACGTGTGGATGAGGCTTCGAAAAAACGTAAAACAATGGTGAGTACCGGCGACCGTTCCGAAAAAATTAGAACCTATAATTATCCGCAAAGCCGAGTAACCGACCATCGAATTGGATTAAGTACCCATAATCTTCCCGATTTTATGAATGGCAATATTGATAGTTTTATTGAAGGATTACAAATTGCCGAGAATGCAGAGAAGATGAAAGAAGGGGGAGTTTTAGTTTAA
- a CDS encoding T9SS type A sorting domain-containing protein — MVGGFYTVVVTDSIGCQSPGSVYILSDCHNIIKGKIYNDLNGNCIQDSGEAGISGKIVYSNPGNLYGYTDSNGDFIIHADSMNNVIMVSGFNNSCQTVLTCPANGSINVNFNQHGDTSHNNNFAYESVGGNFDLTLHPGWNSANPGFSKHYWMCYYNHGPNPQNAVITFVYDSALIYTSCTQGGVHYPAQHKIEWTFNNVPPASIWNWTTKPEAFFTIPATFGIHDSLCSYFEISPSSGDCYPGDNVLSRCEPVTGSLDPNDKAVFPVGIGANGNILASDSLLTYTIRFQNTGNDTAFTVVVIDTLSPFLNPATIVPGAASHPYTFDLSGQGVLTFRFDNILLPDSNVNLEGSNGYFTYTVRQKSNNPIGTVIANTAYIYFDFNAAVVTNTVMNTIYSTVGLREQLANSGVSVYPNPFKDETNFFINSTNSNEIYSFELQDVMGKKLRSFDKLTEKHFSVSRAGLSNGVYFYKIYSKNGIIAIGKLVVE; from the coding sequence TTGGTTGGAGGTTTTTATACAGTTGTGGTTACCGATTCAATCGGTTGTCAGAGTCCTGGCTCAGTTTATATTCTTTCTGATTGTCACAATATTATTAAGGGCAAAATATATAATGATCTTAATGGTAATTGCATTCAGGATAGCGGGGAAGCAGGAATTTCAGGTAAAATAGTTTATTCAAACCCGGGGAATTTGTATGGATATACAGATTCTAATGGCGACTTTATAATACATGCTGACTCCATGAACAATGTTATAATGGTTTCTGGCTTTAACAATAGCTGCCAGACTGTTTTAACCTGCCCAGCAAATGGAAGTATTAATGTAAACTTTAATCAGCACGGTGATACTTCGCACAATAATAATTTCGCTTATGAGTCAGTAGGAGGTAACTTTGATTTAACATTGCATCCCGGCTGGAACAGCGCAAATCCAGGCTTTTCGAAACACTATTGGATGTGTTATTACAATCATGGTCCCAATCCACAAAATGCAGTAATTACATTTGTATATGATTCGGCATTAATTTACACGAGTTGTACGCAAGGGGGAGTGCATTATCCGGCGCAGCATAAGATAGAATGGACGTTTAACAATGTTCCTCCCGCAAGTATTTGGAATTGGACAACCAAGCCTGAAGCTTTTTTTACAATCCCTGCTACTTTTGGTATTCATGATTCTTTGTGTTCTTATTTTGAAATTAGTCCAAGCTCCGGTGATTGTTATCCGGGCGATAATGTTCTTTCTCGTTGTGAACCGGTTACAGGTTCTTTAGATCCGAATGATAAAGCAGTTTTTCCTGTTGGAATTGGTGCCAATGGAAATATTTTAGCAAGTGATTCGCTGTTAACTTACACCATTCGATTTCAGAACACCGGAAATGATACTGCTTTTACGGTTGTAGTTATTGATACGCTTTCACCATTCTTAAATCCTGCCACAATTGTTCCGGGAGCTGCAAGCCATCCTTATACTTTTGATTTGAGTGGGCAAGGAGTTTTGACGTTTCGCTTTGACAATATTTTATTGCCAGATAGCAATGTGAATTTAGAAGGTAGCAATGGTTATTTTACTTACACCGTACGTCAAAAATCGAACAATCCGATAGGGACTGTGATTGCCAATACTGCTTATATTTATTTTGATTTTAATGCGGCAGTGGTAACGAATACGGTGATGAATACAATTTATTCAACAGTGGGATTGCGCGAACAACTTGCAAATTCTGGGGTAAGTGTATATCCCAATCCATTTAAAGACGAAACTAATTTCTTTATCAACAGCACTAACAGCAACGAAATTTACTCGTTTGAGCTGCAAGATGTAATGGGTAAAAAATTAAGGAGCTTTGATAAACTAACAGAAAAGCACTTTAGTGTATCACGTGCAGGACTTAGCAATGGCGTGTATTTTTATAAGATTTATTCAAAAAATGGAATCATTGCGATTGGGAAATTGGTGGTGGAGTAA
- the pyrF gene encoding orotidine-5'-phosphate decarboxylase: protein MTRAELIHQIQKKKSFLCIGLDSDITKIPKHLLVCEDPVFEFNKQLIDATHEFCVAYKPNTAFYESLGTKGWQSLEKTIQYLNTNYPAHFTIADAKRGDIGNTSQLYAKAFFETLQFDSVTVAPYMGEDSVKPFLTYPNKWVILLALTSNKGADDFQLSEIHSTFNSKGTLPLYQRVLERSAAWGNAENMMYVAGATRPKMLEEIRNIIPNHFLLVPGVGAQGGSLSEVVKYGMNKDCGLLVNASRSIIFASADENFASMAADEAKKMQLEMSSFL from the coding sequence TTGACAAGAGCTGAACTCATTCATCAAATCCAAAAAAAGAAAAGCTTCTTGTGTATTGGCTTGGATAGCGATATTACTAAAATCCCAAAGCATTTACTCGTTTGTGAAGATCCCGTTTTTGAATTCAACAAGCAACTCATTGATGCCACACATGAATTTTGTGTTGCCTATAAACCCAATACTGCTTTTTACGAAAGCCTTGGCACCAAAGGCTGGCAGAGTTTAGAAAAAACAATTCAATACCTCAATACCAATTACCCGGCTCATTTTACAATAGCAGATGCCAAAAGAGGAGATATTGGAAACACCTCTCAATTGTATGCAAAAGCGTTTTTTGAAACGCTGCAATTTGATTCGGTAACAGTTGCTCCCTACATGGGAGAAGATTCGGTAAAACCATTTTTGACTTACCCCAACAAATGGGTTATTTTACTTGCGCTCACCTCAAACAAAGGTGCGGATGATTTTCAGTTGAGTGAAATCCATTCAACATTCAATTCAAAAGGAACATTACCACTTTATCAAAGAGTTTTAGAACGGAGTGCTGCATGGGGAAATGCTGAAAATATGATGTATGTTGCCGGAGCAACTCGACCAAAAATGCTTGAAGAAATACGCAACATTATTCCCAATCATTTTTTATTAGTCCCCGGTGTAGGCGCTCAAGGCGGGAGTTTGAGTGAAGTGGTGAAATACGGAATGAATAAAGATTGCGGCCTTTTGGTGAATGCATCGCGTAGTATTATTTTTGCTTCTGCAGATGAAAATTTTGCTTCCATGGCTGCCGATGAGGCAAAAAAGATGCAACTGGAAATGAGTTCTTTTTTATAA